TCAATTTGGGGGTCGAGGGGATCATGCTGATCGGCGCCCTGGCCGGGTTCATCACGGCCAAGGCGACCGGGGCGCCCCTTTACGGTTTCCTGGCAGGGGGGGTTTGCGGGGCCCTGCTGGCGGCCGTACACGGCCTGGTCTGCCTGTTCTTCCAGGGCAACCAGGTGGTTTCGGGGCTGGCGCTGACCATTCTGGGGACCGGGCTTTCCAGCTTCTGGGGGACGCCCTTCATCGGCCAGCGCACCGTGGGCTTCGCCAAGCTGCCGCTGCCGCTGTTGTCTGAAATTCCACTGCTGGGGGACATTTTTTTCCGGCACGACCCCCTGATCTACCTCTCCTACCTGCTGGCGCCCCTGATGTGGGCCTTTCTGCGCTATACCCGCTGGGGCCTGGGGCTGCGCGCGGTGGGCGAACACCCCGAGGCCGCCGCCGCGGCAGGACTCCGGGTGCTGGCCTACCGCTGGGCCGGAGTGCTGGGGGGCGGGGTGCTGATGGGCTTCGGCGGGGCGTACCTCTCGCTGGCCTACACCCACCTGTGGACCAACGGGCTTTCGGCCGGCAGGGGCTGGATTGCCGTCGCCCTGGTGATATTCACCTTCTGGCGCCCCGGCCGGGCAATTTTGGGGGCCTATCTCTTCGGCGGGGTGATGGCCTTCCAGCTGCGGCTGCAGGCCATGGGCACGACCCTGCCTTCCTCCCTGCTGCTGATGCTGCCCTATGGGCTGACCATCGCGGTCCTGGTCTTCTCCTCATGGCGCGGCCGGGGCACGGAAGCGCCCGCCGCGCTGGGAATCAACATCGAGCCCCGGGAATAGCCCCCAGTGGGCGCCCGGTTTTCAGGAGGCGCACCAATGTCTCAAAACGGACGCTACCGGCGAACCTTCCCCATCTCCTGGGAACAGCTCCACCGCGACTCCAGGGCCCTGGCCTGGCGGCTGCTGGACATGGACTTCTTCAACGGCATCATCGCCGTCACCCGCGGCGGGCTGGTGCCCGCGGCGATCATCGCCCGCGAACTGGACATCCGCCTGGTGGACACCGTCTGCGTGGCCAGCTACACCTGGCAGGAGCAGCAGGGCGAGATCGAAATGCTCAAGGGGGTGGACGGCGACGGCGCGGGCAAGTTGATCGTCGATGATCTCGTGGATACCGGCCGCACCGCCAAAATTGTCCGTGACATGCTGCCCAGGGCCCACTTCGCGACGGTCTATGCCAAACCGGCCGGCCGCCCGCTGGTGGACACCTTCGTCACCGAAGTCAGCCAGGACACCTGGATTCTCTTTCCCTGGGACTCCGAATCCCAGTTCGTGCAGCCCATCGCCGAACGGCGTCAGGTGACCTGATGACCGCCGACCCGCCCCCCATGATCCGCCTGGAGGGGATTTCCAAGTCTTTTGGCACGGTGCAGGCCAACCGCGACATCACCCTGGACATCCACGGCGGCCGCGTCAAGGCCCTGCTGGGGGAAAACGGTGCCGGCAAAAGCACGCTGATGAGCATCCTTGCCGGACGCTACCAGCCCGATCGGGGGCTGATCCGGTTGGACGGTCGGGAGGTGCGCTTCAACAGCGCCAAAGACGCCATCCGCGCCGGGATCGGGATGGTCTATCAGCATTTCATGCTGGTGCCGGCGATGACCGTGGCCGAAAATGTCTTCCTGGGCCAGGCCCGCGGCTTCTGGCACGCCCCCAACGCCCTGGCGGCCCGCGTGCAGGCATTGGCAGCGCGTTTCGGCCTGGAAATCGACCCGTCCGCCCGGGTAGCCGACCTCTCCATGGGCGAAAAACAGCGGGTGGAAATCCTGAAGCTCCTGCAGCGCCAAAGCCGGGTCCTGATTTTTGACGAACCCACCGCCGTCTTGACTCCGCGCGAAACCGACCAGCTCTTCGCGGCCCTGCGCCAGATGACACGCCAGCAGAAGGCCATCGTTTTTATCAGCCACAAGTTGAACGAGGTGATGGCGGTGGCCGATGAGATCGCCATCCTGCGCAAGGGGCGGGTCGTGGATGAAATCCCTGCGGCAACTGTTTCATCGCGCGCCGAACTCGCCACCCGGATGGTGGGCCGCGAGGTGCTGCTGGAGGTCGCGCGCCCCGAGGTAGCACACCGTCAGGTGGTGCTCCGGGTGGCGGGGCTTTGCGGACGGAACCTGAAAAACATCGACTTCAGCCTGCGCCAGGGGGAGATTCTGGGGGTCGTCGGGGTGGCCGGAAACGGCCAGAAGCCGCTGGTGGAAACCCTCTGCGGCCTTTTGCGACCCCAACAGGGGAGGGTGCGGATTCTCGGCCGGTCCTGGGAGGATTTCTTTGCGCGCCACGACTGGGCCGGCGCCCTGAGCTATATACCCGAGGACCGCCAGGGCCTGGCCACCTGCCGCAACCTGAATCTGGTGGACAACTTCCTGCTGACCACCCGCAAGGGGTTCAGCCGCGGCCCGTGGCTGCAGAAAGACCGGGCGGCGCGTAAACTCTCCGGGCTGGTGCGGGATTTCGGCATCCAGCCGCCCAATGTCGCCGCCCTGGCCCGGCAGCTGTCCGGCGGCAATCTGCAGAAAATGGTCCTGGCCCGGGAATTTTTCCGCCGGCCGCGCCTGATCATCGCCGAGCAACCCACCCAGGGGCTGGATATCGCCGCCATCGAGGAGGTTTGGCTGCTACTGCTCAAGGCCCGCGAAAAAGCCGGGGTCCTCCTGGTGACCGGCGATCTGGCCGAAGCCCTGGCCCTTTCGGACCGCATCGCCGTCATGTTCGACGGCCGCATCATGGACATCTTTGCGCCATCGGACGGCCCCCGCCTGGCCCAGATCGGCCTGTTGATGGCCGGCATCCAGCCGCCGCCCCCATCTGCGCCGGCCCCTTGAGACCCCCTCGCCCGTCCAGGCGCTGCGCCCGGTGCTGCGCCATTGGACAAGACCCGTGGAAGTCCGCCCGAGTGTCCCCCGAAACCCGACCGCGGGGTGCCGGGACCGGTCTTTCCGTGATCAATTCATGACTTGATCCGCGGGGGTAAGGAATGCTATAAGTCAAAACCTTTCTTCCTTGGCTGCTTGGCAGCGTTTTTTGGTCACCCCCTCACAGTTATCAAAGGAGGTGTCACGTGTTCGGCTTGAACGCAATATCGGCGCATAACGGCTGGACCATGGCGGTGGTCGGGGCCGCGATCGTCTTCTCAGGGCTGATGGTTCTCTCCTTTGTGATCTCCCAAATCCACAAACTGCTGACTTTTTGGGATAACAAAAACAGGTATTTCAACAACGGGGCGGAGAAAAAAGCCCCGCCCCCCCAGGCCCCCGCCCAAACGCCCCCAGCGCCGGTCCTTTGCCCTTCCGACCTGCCGGCCATGGCCATTCTCTACCGACCGCTGGTGGAAAGCCTGGAGACGCCTTTTCAACTCACCGATCTCTACACCCTGGCCCAGGAGCACGATTTCCCCCACCCCCATCTGACCCTTACCTGCTTTCGCCAGGCCAACTTCCTGATACCCCAGGGAAACGGTTATTTCACCTGGAATGAGCCTGAGGAGAACCCGACAGATTAGGATTGAAGGATCACCATGGACCTGTTTCTTTCGTTTATAGCCAACACGGGATATCTGCTCGCCGACTACCGCCATCTGATCATGATCGTGGTCGGTTCGATCTTCGTTTACCTGGGGGTCGCCAAAAAATATGAGCCCCTGCTGCTGGTGCCCATCGGGTTCGGCATCCTGGTGGGCAACGTGCCTTTCTTTAAGGGTTTCGGCATCGGCATCTACGAAGACAACAGCGTGCTCCACTACCTGTACTTCGGCGTCACCACCGGGCTTTACCCGTCGATCGTTTTTCTGGGCCTGGGGGCCATGACCGATTTCGGCTCCCTGCTGGCCCGACCGGTCCTGATGATGCTCGGCGCGGCCGCTCAGATGGGGATCTTTTTCACCCTGCTGAGTGCCCTGGCCCTGGGCTTTCTGCCCGAAGAGGCGGCCTCGATCGCCATCATCGGGGGCGCGGACGGCCCGACCTCGATCTTCTTGACCGCCAAGCTGGCGCCGCATCTGATCGGCCCGATCGCCATCGCCGCCTATTCCTACATGGCCCTCATCCCGGTGATCCAACCGCCCATCATGCGGCTGCTGACAACCCGCGAGGAGCGCCGCATCCGGATGCCCGATATGCGCGAAGTCTCCAAGCGCGAAAAGCTGATCTTTCCGGTGGTCGGCGTTCTGCTGTGCTGTTTTCTGGCGCCCACCGCGCTGCCGCTGCTGGGCATGCTCTTTTTCGGCAATTTCCTCAAGGAGTGCGGCGTCACCGATCGCCTGGCGCACACCGCCCGCACCGCGATCATCGACACGGCCACCATTCTGCTGGGGCTCACCGTGGGCTGCAGCACCCAGGGGGATGTTTTCCTGACCGCCAAATCGGTGGGCATCTTCATTCTGGGCTCCATCGCCTT
This is a stretch of genomic DNA from Desulfobacteraceae bacterium. It encodes these proteins:
- a CDS encoding ABC transporter permease — translated: MTAEIVIALLAAAVQSGTPILYATLGEIFSERSGVLNLGVEGIMLIGALAGFITAKATGAPLYGFLAGGVCGALLAAVHGLVCLFFQGNQVVSGLALTILGTGLSSFWGTPFIGQRTVGFAKLPLPLLSEIPLLGDIFFRHDPLIYLSYLLAPLMWAFLRYTRWGLGLRAVGEHPEAAAAAGLRVLAYRWAGVLGGGVLMGFGGAYLSLAYTHLWTNGLSAGRGWIAVALVIFTFWRPGRAILGAYLFGGVMAFQLRLQAMGTTLPSSLLLMLPYGLTIAVLVFSSWRGRGTEAPAALGINIEPRE
- the gpt gene encoding xanthine phosphoribosyltransferase — translated: MSQNGRYRRTFPISWEQLHRDSRALAWRLLDMDFFNGIIAVTRGGLVPAAIIARELDIRLVDTVCVASYTWQEQQGEIEMLKGVDGDGAGKLIVDDLVDTGRTAKIVRDMLPRAHFATVYAKPAGRPLVDTFVTEVSQDTWILFPWDSESQFVQPIAERRQVT
- a CDS encoding ABC transporter ATP-binding protein, whose product is MTADPPPMIRLEGISKSFGTVQANRDITLDIHGGRVKALLGENGAGKSTLMSILAGRYQPDRGLIRLDGREVRFNSAKDAIRAGIGMVYQHFMLVPAMTVAENVFLGQARGFWHAPNALAARVQALAARFGLEIDPSARVADLSMGEKQRVEILKLLQRQSRVLIFDEPTAVLTPRETDQLFAALRQMTRQQKAIVFISHKLNEVMAVADEIAILRKGRVVDEIPAATVSSRAELATRMVGREVLLEVARPEVAHRQVVLRVAGLCGRNLKNIDFSLRQGEILGVVGVAGNGQKPLVETLCGLLRPQQGRVRILGRSWEDFFARHDWAGALSYIPEDRQGLATCRNLNLVDNFLLTTRKGFSRGPWLQKDRAARKLSGLVRDFGIQPPNVAALARQLSGGNLQKMVLAREFFRRPRLIIAEQPTQGLDIAAIEEVWLLLLKAREKAGVLLVTGDLAEALALSDRIAVMFDGRIMDIFAPSDGPRLAQIGLLMAGIQPPPPSAPAP
- a CDS encoding OadG family protein; translation: MFGLNAISAHNGWTMAVVGAAIVFSGLMVLSFVISQIHKLLTFWDNKNRYFNNGAEKKAPPPQAPAQTPPAPVLCPSDLPAMAILYRPLVESLETPFQLTDLYTLAQEHDFPHPHLTLTCFRQANFLIPQGNGYFTWNEPEENPTD
- a CDS encoding sodium ion-translocating decarboxylase subunit beta; its protein translation is MDLFLSFIANTGYLLADYRHLIMIVVGSIFVYLGVAKKYEPLLLVPIGFGILVGNVPFFKGFGIGIYEDNSVLHYLYFGVTTGLYPSIVFLGLGAMTDFGSLLARPVLMMLGAAAQMGIFFTLLSALALGFLPEEAASIAIIGGADGPTSIFLTAKLAPHLIGPIAIAAYSYMALIPVIQPPIMRLLTTREERRIRMPDMREVSKREKLIFPVVGVLLCCFLAPTALPLLGMLFFGNFLKECGVTDRLAHTARTAIIDTATILLGLTVGCSTQGDVFLTAKSVGIFILGSIAFSIATASGIIFAKIMNLFLKVKINPLLGAAGVSAVPGSAREVHLMGQHADPTNYLLMDAMACNSSGVIGSAICAGILWSFMLV